A single region of the bacterium genome encodes:
- the gpmA gene encoding 2,3-diphosphoglycerate-dependent phosphoglycerate mutase: MIPLVLVRHGESLWNKENLFTGWIDVDLSPKGVQEAHDAGKLLKEGGYTFDVAYTSVLKRAIRTLWITLDDMDLMWIPVHRSWRLNERHYGALAGLNKAETLAKYGERKFMEWRRSYDIPPPKLTEDDERWSGRDPRYAALTRDEVPASECLKDTLERFLPYWQIVIAPQIRAGKRVLIAAHGNSLRALVKHLDQVPDEEIVSLNIPTGIPLVYELDNDLRPQKHYYLGDPEAAQRAAEAVAKQGKK; this comes from the coding sequence GAAAGCCTGTGGAACAAAGAAAACCTCTTCACGGGGTGGATTGACGTTGATCTCAGCCCGAAAGGTGTTCAGGAAGCGCACGACGCGGGCAAGCTGCTCAAAGAGGGCGGATACACGTTCGATGTGGCCTACACATCCGTGCTCAAGCGGGCGATCCGCACGCTGTGGATCACGCTCGACGACATGGACCTGATGTGGATTCCGGTCCATCGCTCGTGGCGACTGAACGAGCGGCACTACGGAGCGCTGGCCGGACTGAACAAGGCGGAAACGCTGGCCAAATACGGCGAGAGAAAGTTCATGGAATGGCGGCGCAGCTACGATATTCCGCCTCCCAAGCTGACCGAAGACGATGAGCGATGGTCGGGCCGCGATCCGCGCTATGCCGCGCTCACGCGTGATGAGGTTCCCGCTTCCGAGTGCCTGAAGGACACGCTGGAGCGCTTCCTTCCCTATTGGCAGATCGTGATTGCGCCGCAGATTCGAGCCGGCAAGCGCGTGCTCATCGCCGCCCACGGCAACAGCCTGCGCGCGCTGGTCAAGCATCTCGATCAAGTCCCCGATGAAGAGATCGTCAGCCTGAACATTCCGACGGGGATTCCACTGGTCTATGAACTGGACAACGACCTGCGTCCGCAGAAGCACTACTACCTCGGCGATCCCGAAGCCGCTCAGCGCGCCGCCGAAGCCGTGGCCAAGCAGGGGAAGAAGTAG